The genomic DNA CCTGAAAAGCGCGCATTAGGGTTAACCATAAGCAGCCTAAGCCTTTTCATCTTCTTGAAGGCCTTGAAACTCAAGCGCATCTTGTTTCCTTCAGGCAAATCTATCAATATGCCTTGAATTTTGTTTGTTCCCTAGTAAGGTAATGAATTATTAGTATGCGAGGAAAATCAAAGCACAAAGTTCTCCATATTTTAACACTTGCTGGAATTATAacttttgtaatatatatatatatatatatatatatatataatacttgtaaaaaggaaacaaacttAGATTCCATCTATCCTCTTTTCATGTTGCTTTTCATTTTCAGATTTtcaaaataagtaattttacttttactACTAAAATGTTCCAAAGTGAGCGCGATCGATCTCCATGTTCGAAAGGTaaaatttgtcttctttttattttatttttttattattccaatTACTCTTACctattagaaaaacaaaatactaaacaACTATTCCTACCTTCGAAATAGAATAAAGGAGAACTTTGTATGATGAGtttatttattcttaattacaatcattttacttattttattctcttttatacacgtgtatataaatatatgtttatatattatatatacacatatatgtGTACCTGTCTATAATTCTTCATcatattttacaaagaaaaaaagaaataaaatatttttcttggatGTGTACTTGTGAAAAAGAaacgaatataaaattaaaagagtatCTTAATGTAAACTTCTTACCACATTTTCCTCAAGGACATAACGAACGTCTTTATGAAACCATAATCTACTGCGTTTGCTAGGGTCTTCAGGTGATTCTTGtctaacaatttctctacccatgtCTTGCAATAAGTCGTGCATTGCCAAAGTTTTGCCCATATTAATGGTTATGAGAGACTTCTCTATAAGCACTTTGATACCATCGACTGGGAAGAAATCACAACTATCTAGTATTTTGATAACATGATTTGCCTGCCATCCTTTGAAAAAACATGCaatgtcaagaaaaatattcttctcattttcatgcaatccatcataacttattcGAAGTCTTTCTTGAATATTTGTGTGAGGAATTTTTTTGTACTTATCCAGTGCACTTTTCCATTGATGTATATCTTTACCATGGAGATCTGAACCTAACACTTCTAAAGCTAGTGGAAGGCACCCAGCATAACGTATTGCATGTTTCATTAGTTTTAGAAAATCATCAGTGGGTTTTTCTCCTTTGAAAGCATTCCAGCAAATGAGCTCAAGAGCTTCGTTTGAGTCCAATTCCTTCACCTTATATATTAGATCTACTCCATGATTAGTCAATACTTTATTGTCTCTTGTCGTTATGATAATCCTACTtcctaaaccaaaccaatcaaCTTCTCCAGCCAATTTATCTAATTGGACCAATTTATCATCCGCATCATCAAGAATAAGGAGTATCCTTTTTGAATAAAGTCTTTTCTTTATCATGATAATTCCTTCGTCAACATTGTCAACCTTCACAGTATGTCCTAGGATTTTCGAAAGAAGAGTATTTTGTAGTTGGACCAGACCCAAATATTGCTTAGAAGTTTCTCTAATGTTGgcaagaaaacaactaccttcAAACCGGGAGGCAATCAAGTTGTAGATAGCTTTTGCaatagttgtcttaccaattccaccgACTCCTAAGATCCCTATTATGCGTCTATCATTCATCTCAATACTTAAAAGTGAATTGATCTGTT from Corylus avellana chromosome ca6, CavTom2PMs-1.0 includes the following:
- the LOC132185350 gene encoding TMV resistance protein N-like translates to MTSSMASQGVSSSSSSTRRWTYDVFLSFRGEDTRHNFTAHLYHALHMKGINTFIDDDEVKRGEEISPALFKAIEESKISIVVFSQTYVSSTWCLDELMKIFECKETNGQIVLPVFYKVDPSDVRNQKKSFEKALVKHQERFKDDIKVQRWKATLTQVVNLSGWHLENYENEAKFIDNIVQNVSRIVNHTYLHVAKYPVGIESRVQQINSLLSIEMNDRRIIGILGVGGIGKTTIAKAIYNLIASRFEGSCFLANIRETSKQYLGLVQLQNTLLSKILGHTVKVDNVDEGIIMIKKRLYSKRILLILDDADDKLVQLDKLAGEVDWFGLGSRIIITTRDNKVLTNHGVDLIYKVKELDSNEALELICWNAFKGEKPTDDFLKLMKHAIRYAGCLPLALEVLGSDLHGKDIHQWKSALDKYKKIPHTNIQERLRISYDGLHENEKNIFLDIACFFKGWQANHVIKILDSCDFFPVDGIKVLIEKSLITINMGKTLAMHDLLQDMGREIVRQESPEDPSKRSRLWFHKDVRYVLEENVGTNKIQGILIDLPEGNKMRLSFKAFKKMKRLRLLMVNPNARFSGRLDFLPNELRLLDWHECPLESLSSIFHVENLTALRMPRSHLKGLEGIENFQSMTIMDFSYCEFLKIFPDVSRIPNLVDLRLDGCTNLVEIHHSVGFLDKLVSLSLGECYNLSNIPRSLKLKSLKYLFVEGCSRLNYFPGMLLLPSLHASKDLFACGDLMWIIASNFEKF